ACTGGTGACACAAAAAAATCCATCGGGCCTCCAATCTGTGCTATAGGAGCGGTGTTCAGGCGCTTCTATGGGCAGAGAGAAGGAGACTCGATGGCGACAGCGTGTATACCCCAAGTCACGTTTGAATTCCATGACAAACTGAACCCGGTGGTGGCGCGGTTTGATCAAGCGCAGGCCAGCACCGATGGCGGGGTTGTGTTGCTCAAGGCGCTGGATGATCGCCTTGGGGTGACCGACCAATTAGCCGCGTGCCTGATCGACAGCCGAGACCCAGACAAGATCCGACACTCGATGCGCGACCTGCTGCGGCAACGGATCTTTGGCCTGGCCTGTGGGTACGAAGACGCCAACGACGCGGCCCGGCTGGCAGACGATCCGCTACACAAACTGGCGGTGGGCCGGGATCCGGTGATCGGAGCGGCCTTGGCCTCGCAGCCGACGCTGTCCCGCTTTGAGCACGCGATGTCGCCGCGGGCACTGTATCGGGCAAGCCGCACCCTGGCGGCCACCGTCATCTCGCATCATCGGGCACGCCTGCAGGGTCGGGCACAACGCATCACGATCGACCTGGACCCGACCGACGATCCCACCCATGGGCAACAAGAACTCACCTTCTTCAACGGGCACTATGACGCCTGGTGCTATCTGCCGTTGGTGGCCACGCTGACGTTCAATAGACCTCTTGCATAACTTCATGGCGTCACGTCCTTGTTGTACGCCGCCGCAATGAGCGTAAAGCGCAGGCCAAAGCGCCTTCTGCGGTTTCGGTATCGGTCGGAGACGATCTTGAAACGTTTCACAGCACCAATGACGTTCTCTACGAGGATGCGGTCTCTGGAGATGGCACGGTTGTGCCGCGTGTCGTCCGTATTCAGAGGATTCTTTTTGCTGCGCTTTTTCGGCCTCGTGGTG
Above is a window of Candidatus Nitrospira nitrosa DNA encoding:
- a CDS encoding transposase; the protein is MATACIPQVTFEFHDKLNPVVARFDQAQASTDGGVVLLKALDDRLGVTDQLAACLIDSRDPDKIRHSMRDLLRQRIFGLACGYEDANDAARLADDPLHKLAVGRDPVIGAALASQPTLSRFEHAMSPRALYRASRTLAATVISHHRARLQGRAQRITIDLDPTDDPTHGQQELTFFNGHYDAWCYLPLVATLTFNRPLA